A genomic stretch from Coffea arabica cultivar ET-39 chromosome 10c, Coffea Arabica ET-39 HiFi, whole genome shotgun sequence includes:
- the LOC113713643 gene encoding serine/threonine-protein kinase MPS1 yields the protein MEGEEANLQAAPPPAVPPPPPLSTNSNFLRNSINLEFTSTSTSTSTTSTSSSSSSLSNDAFFRNVQAVFKRHRPLSMMPSNNIQPRRMLVPQRGAPKSSSITTGSTFDIKKIEDEGLLSQKLRDCVSRSKDMVSVVSETPECASINAPSEWGSTVNTRDEGYKKFDGKSKQARSHAGHKTNDTVASVMESEHVPLVDGTKRVHFATQTDSRFQEMEWDGSNQTEAPTALSHRLQHQIIQSEEVDPESRISSSLARNSGVTDQLHQFGNFIQNDTSQPMTQSSVVGMSCATTTLINPGSAPNLNSTTYCSQTHQTSRSKLGLESAGDIEIKFQPVQPELLPSDPPSKCNSTVLSHQAATAAHVSIGTPEANLEAKNCIMPNEKECIVPKESDNSRNPQTLGGTSAAEDHIAVHPEPPSSKVQALDVKLEPDKSGKPEKVGGGKATSVSRKKSYDVDLFFKVNGKLYQRLGKIGSGGSSEVHKVISSDCTIYALKKIKLKGRDYGTAYGFCQEIEYLNKLKGKKNIIQLVDYEVTDKALLKEVTSGTMSNKDGRVKEDGYIYMVLEYGEIDLAHMLSQKWKELDSSSSTIDENWLRFYWQQILLAVNTIHEERIVHSDLKPANFLLVSGSLKLIDFGIAKAIMSDTTNIQRDSQVGTLSYMSPEAFMCNETDANGNTIKCGRPSDIWSLGCILYQMVYGRTPFSEYKTFWAKFKVITDPNHEIAYEPVQNPWLLDIMKKCLAWDRNQRWRIPQLLQHPFLVPPVPPQVSAPMDQSCKLLQLIGKSCQNDPQSFMLFSQLQQLLKDPRPSATSESSISHDEIHKLLSGVSNLCLQLQRQLANFEEIQLCDI from the exons ATGGAAGGGGAGGAGGCTAACCTTCAGGCGGCCCCACCACCAGCAGTGCCACCACCTCCGCCGTTGTCAACCAATTCCAATTTCCTCCGAAATTCTATAAATCTTGAATTCACTTCCACTTCCACTTCCACTTCAACGACGTCGACTTCCTCATCGTCTTCTTCGTTGTCCAATGACGCTTTCTTCCGGAACGTTCAAGCCGTGTTCAAGCGCCACCGCCCTCTCA GTATGATGCCCTCAAACAATATACAACCAAGGAGGATGTTGGTTCCGCAGCGCGGAGCTCCAAAAAGTTCCAGTATAACTACAGGATCTACATTTGACATAAAGAAGATCGAAGATGAAGGCTTATTAAGTCAAAAATTAAGGGATTGTGTATCACGGTCAAAAGATATGGTTTCTGTTGTCAGTGAAACTCCAGAGTGTGCATCGATAAATGCACCTTCAGAGTGGGGTTCTACTGTAAACACTCGTGATGAAGGTTATAAAAAGTTCGATGGTAAATCTAAGCAAGCCAGATCCCATGCTGGTCACAAAACTAATGATACAGTTGCCTCTGTCATGGAAAGTGAGCATGTTCCTTTAGTTGACGGGACAAAAAGGGTCCATTTTGCCACACAAACTGATTCCAGGTTCCAGG AAATGGAATGGGATGGAAGTAACCAAACAGAGGCTCCCACAGCCCTCAGTCATCGATTGCAGCATCAGATTATTCAAAGTGAAGAAGTCGATCCTGAGAGCCGGATTTCCTCTTCGCTGGCTAGAAACTCAGGAGTTACTGATCAGCTTCATCAATTTGGAAACTTCATACAGAATGATACAAGTCAGCCAATGACCCAATCTTCAGTTGTCGGGATGTCCTGCGCTACCACAACACTGATCAACCCTGGTTCTGCTCCCAATCTTAATTCAACTACCTATTGTTCTCAAACTCATCAAACAAGCAGGTCTAAATTAGGTTTAGAGAGTGCGGGTGACATAGAAATTAAATTTCAACCTGTACAACCTGAATTACTGCCCTCGGATCCTCCATCTAAATGTAATAGCACAGTGTTAAGTCACCAGGCTGCTACTGCAGCCCATGTGTCCATTGGTACTCCTGAAGCCAATCTGGAAGCTAAGAACTGTATTATGCCCAACGAGAAAGAGTGCATTGTCCCAAAGGAGAGTGATAATTCTCGAAATCCTCAAACTCTTGGTGGCACCTCTGCTGCAGAGGATCATATAGCTGTGCATCCTGAGCCCCCCTCCTCAAAAGTTCAGGCATTAGATGTGAAGCTAGAACCtgacaaatctggaaaaccagAAAAAGTTGGAGGTGGTAAAGCAACTTCAGTGTCACGAAAAAAGAGCTATGATGTGGACTTGTTTTTCAAAGTTAATGGGAAGCTTTATCAAAGGCTTGGCAAGATAGGTAGTGGAGGTAGCAGTGAAGTTCACAAGGTCATTTCATCAGATTGCACCATTTATGCCCTGAAAAAGATTAAGCTTAAAGGTCGTGACTATGGTACCGCATATGGATTTTGTCAGGAAATTGAATATCTCAACAAATTGAAGGGAAAGAAGAACATCATTCAGCTTGTTGACTATGAG GTGACAGATAAAGCATTACTCAAAGAAGTTACTAGTGGTACAATGAGTAACAAAGATGGCAGAGTAAAGGAAGAtggttatatatatatggttCTTGAATATGGTGAAATTGATTTGGCTCACATGCTTTCCCAGAAGTGGAAAGAGCTGGACAGCTCTAGTTCAACCATAGATGAGAACTGGCTTCGATTTTACTGGCAG CAAATACTTTTGGCTGTCAACACTATACATGAGGAGCGAATTGTGCACTCAGACTTGAAGCCAGCTAATTTTCTTCTCGTTAGTGGTTCTCTTaaattgattgattttggcatAGCAAAAGCCATTATGAGTGACACAACCAACATTCAACGGGATTCGCAG GTTGGTACTCTTAGTTACATGTCTCCAGAGGCCTTTATGTGCAATGAGACGGATGCAAACGGGAACACCATTAAATGTGGTCGCCCATCTGATATCTGGTCTCTTGGGTGCATCCTTTACCAAATGGTTTATGGAAGAACACCTTTTTCTGAATACAAAACATTTTGGGCAAAGTTCAAAGTTATAACAGATCCAAACCATGAAATTGCATATGAACCAGTTCAAAATCCTTGGCTTTTGGATATTATGAAAAAATGCCTTGCCTGGGACCGGAATCAAAGATGGAGAATTCCTCAATTGCTTCAACACCCTTTTCTAGTTCCCCCCGTCCCACCTCAAGTATCAGCACCTATGGACCAGAGCTGTAAATTGCTTCAGCTAATTGGTAAGTCGTGCCAAAATGATCCTCAATCATTCATGCTGTTTTCTCAACTTCAACAATTGCTAAAGGATCCTAGACCATCTGCAACATCAGAGTCATCAATATCGCATGACGAAATACACAAGTTGCTCTCTGGCGTGTCAAACCTTTGTTTGCAGCTTCAGAGACAGTTGGCAAACTTTGAAGAGATACAACTCTGTGATATTTGA